The following DNA comes from Eleginops maclovinus isolate JMC-PN-2008 ecotype Puerto Natales chromosome 8, JC_Emac_rtc_rv5, whole genome shotgun sequence.
TCATCTCGTTTccttccctcccccccccctcccccctccctcctccctgtttatctcctcctgcagtctgGCGACGCCCCTCTAGAGGAGCCGCTCCTCAACGGGTTCTGAGATGACCATATATagacttcctcctcctccctgcagagcctcctttttattcttcttctaaCCTGAGCTAATGTTCGAAGACCAACCCGGTGCACTGGGAGTGAACCAGTACGCTTCATCTAAATGCACCCCATAGAAACACACCAAGTATACAACAAACCTGGAAAAACATAAACTCAtaataaatgttacttttttgaTCGAAAAGCTCATTtaataaaacagctttttgataacaaagtataaaaacacaaatcaacacatttttctcttttgattGCAAAAGTAAAAAGGTGTGATTAAAGGAAAGAGTCTTCAGGGAAGTGAAACGTGATGATTTGATGACACAGCTAAAGAGGCTGCTGTCTCAGGTGTGCATAGACACGCATGGTTTATATTATTTCTGTTTAGAATAAACCTTCACATTTAAtacaaagaataataaaaacgttttcagaaacacagaaacttCAAAGAGTACCaatctgtttaaataaaaacacagaatcaaaAGTGCAGCAGTGATTGAGCCTGACCCGGTCTGACGGCCAGAACCCTGAGAGCTttagagagagagtgtgtgtgtgtgtgtgtgtgtgtgtgtgtgtgtgtgtgtgtgtgtgtgtgtgtgtgtgtgtgtgtgtgtgtgtgtcattagtCTGaccacagacacgcacacacactccatttaAACTCTGCAGTTTTTCTGattccctcccctctctctcaggATGTTTGTGGTTCCTCAGATGGAAGTCGTATTGATCACTCATGACTTTGTTTCCCTCGCATGTTTCAGGTGTTTTAAGCCCTTGTGTTGCAGGACTGCTTGTTACGCTCCAGGGCTGTGAGCATATTTAATACCAGATATGGTTTTTATCTCACAGGTTTtcatagtttgtttttgtttgtattctaAGACTATATTTTCACTGAGACGATGCACAATGATAATGTATAAGATCAGGAACACAGACGAAGGTATTTGCTGGGGCTATATTGCTATAAATGTAATGAATTTGGGTTTTTAACTgttcataaaacataaacagcTCAAAGTAAAgataaatcagaaaaaaataaaatcttgcAAAACGGAAAAATTCAGCctcaataagaaaaaaaactgaacgttttaaaaatgaatatctttaatggaaacaaaataaaagcagtgacACAATCctaaaatattgcaaaaataaaaaaaactacaacaaaaatattgatatttattcaAAGTCTATTGAATTAAATAGCTagatttaaaacacatgatgaatcctagaaatacaaaaagaatatacatttaaaaaataatgttgctCCCCTCAACAATTCAACAACGTTATTAAATCATATTGGcttttaagaaataataatgGACATTTTTACAATGATTTATTAGTATTGttatcattatatttatatttgtatttatatttattattatatttattattatatttattattatatttattattatatttatatttatatttgtatttatatttgtatttatatttatcattgtcattatatttatatttattattatatttattatatttatatttattattatatttatatttatcattgtcattatatttatatttattattatatttatatttattattatatttatatgtatatttatattaatttttatatttatatttatatttatatttattattgtattatattaattattgtatttatattattatatttattattatatttatatttattattgtattattaccATTTCTTCTCTTATTTAATATGAACATTGTATTTCTCTTCAGGCTCTACAGACAGTAATGGAGGCTGTGTTATGGTAGGTGTACAGACCATAATAACCCTGTTCACTGTCATTAAGACGCATTACATCTGTGGGGGTCCTTCCTCACCTTTAAACACTAAATATAGGAACAGATATTTCTGCAGGAACATCCTCGACATTAACCTGCTGGGGAAgatggggggcggggggggggcaGTCTGCAGCAGCGCGATAAAAACACAGCCTATTTATCCCGGGTTACTCCCTATATTAACCCGGGTTACCCCCCTCTATAACCCGGGATATAATAACCCCTATTGTTAAGTCTACCTCTGTGATGGTAGCAGAAGCAGCGGCTCTTACCTGCAGACAGCTGCGGGGGGGAGCAGAGAGAGGCCGAGGAGGAGAGCCTGAAGGCGGCCGAGATAGACGcgaagagggtgtgtgtgtgtgtgggggggtgctTCCTGTTGCTCGGGCGGGTCCACTGTGATGTGAggtaggggggggggagggtCTGTGTTATTATGACCTTACAGAAAATCGATCTGAAGGAAATATgatcctgcaggggggggggggggggtctttaaATGTTagaatcattattattattatttttgtataataattGAAGCTTTGCATATTTAGATTTGTGTTCTATTAATATTAGTTTTATTGTAatctttactttatattttaaatgatgataTTATAATGTTAGTATTTATTGTGAATTTTTCTGggaatgatttattatttttgttttgttataacatGTGGTTGTTATAACATGTGGTTGTTATAACATGTGGTTGTTATAACATGTGGTTGTTATAACATGTGGTTGTTATAACATGTGGTTGTTATatgatattgtttattttagtgaaatacatcatttttaaagtaataatttTCACTATTttggaattattattatttgtataattataattatttggtgtttttataaatcaaacacacatactgatCCCTGTATGTATTAGGATTATTTTATCCTTCCCTTCCTGTAAAACCTTATTCATCTTTTAGTATTTTGAGCTTTCCATATTTCACAAACTTAATAACCAGTGAAGTGGCACAAACAGTGATAATTCAGTTTTCATTCATATAATAAATCCATTAAACATAATTCATAGTTTTGATttatgtacaaatatatattcacaaaagaggaaaatgtaGAAAGTGACATTGTGCTTTTCTCCACAAGGTGGCGGTATAACCACAGATAACTGTATTGAACCTGCTGTATGATACGTTATTGAGTTATAATAGAAGtttaatacaaacagaacaataatattaaatactgTAATATGTATTGCCTCTTTTTACACCAGTAATTGTGAAGTGATAATGTGGATTTTAGccatttcaataaaaatatcAGTAACTTCCTTACAGCCTGGCACTGGCCCTTTAAGACACATGGCGTCATCAGTGGTTAAAGTTCagtacagagagaaagacatgtCAAGATGCTTCCCTCTCAGCGACGGGAGTCTGACTACAATGGTATCGTCGGAATCCATAAACAGAATTATAAAGGCTGTTTATAATTTGTACTTTcgttaaaaacacacaaattaaaactacggttagtttaaataaagatatgtCATGTTGTTGCGAGATGTGTAAGAATTGAGCACCTATCAACCTTTTAAACATGCTAATATCAGTGTTTCATGTATGGAGCACAAACTTATCCGTATTTTTGCCATGCTTTTCAGTCACATTCTGGCATTATCTTATACATATATGTGTTTATTCAAAGACCGATTCACTTACAACTGTTATGTGTTAAATACTTGGATAAAAATCTTATTTCTTTTGTCGTCGGGGAACCTAACTACAACGACAGCGCATGCGCAGATGTAAAGCCCATGGTTGTAATGAATCATCTCAAACTGTAGAGGATCTTTGTCTGAGAGAGAAATGGCGTCTGATGATGTTTTGAGCTCTTTGGTAGGAATCTTGTTTTTATCTAAAATGTTCATATTAACTGTTAATTAGACCTTTAAATAGTGACCTGTTTAACGTGAGAGTCTGTAACGAGACTGAGGGTTTGATTAATACCAATTAAAAGGTTTTACAGAAGCAGTAAAATGAGATGTTTTGCTAAAGCTAGCCGAGAATAAAACACGTGTTTAAACGTTTCTATAGAAAATCACGTTTTGATTTGATATAATCAGATATAAGTGAGCCTCACATGTTGTCGGAGATCAGGGCTGCTTTATTCGGTTTCTATAGAGATCCTAAATCCTACCAGTTGAGTTGTTTCTGATATTAAGCTCATTGATACACGGTTTGTATCAGCGGACACATTGAGTGTGACACCGCCACAGCAGTCCCTGGTTGAGTTGTTTTTCTAAtataacctttttaaatgtgtttaatagtTATTTACAAAACTGTTTCTACATGTGATAATTGGCCGGATTTTAAACAGTACAGATACTAAAAAGCAGCCCTAGGAGTTCTCTGAAAGTTAATACCTTTATTCATTACAGAGTTGAAGCATTCATCCGTGATTTGTATTTCCAAGAGTAATACTTATTGACTTCATATGTCTTGTCTTCCACATTTTGATGGATGTAACAATAATCCTATATTCTTTTATAAATTCTGGTAATTTTTTAGAGTTAAGGAAATAAAGTAgtcccaaaaaacaaacacaatttataGAGAAGACAAttattcaaaaaatgtattaaatcagAACTAAGTATGtatctaaaatacatttacaatatgcAGAATCAAAACTAAGTTATTAAAgaagcaataaataaatcaagaatgatgtgtttttgttcaacaTTTTCTCAGTGAGGAAAAGTGTAAGATTTTTAAAGCAggcttgttttaatttgaatgaaataaacatttatgttttagCTTTAGAAATTCATGAAACTGACTTAATGTTTGCTGATATCGTGAGTaatgacatgttgttgttgtgtgtattatttgtgttgtgttgcaggGTCTGCAGGGCGCCTCGGCTGCGGCTCACGCTCTGTCTCTGCCTGCGGACGCTTACGGGAATGATGTACGAggctttttattatatataattcaTGTTTACCGagtccctttttattttacttagcAAACGGACGATAAACAAAGCAACGCAGGGAGAAACGCACGGAGGAAATAAGTCTAAAGCTGCACGATCACCgctaaaaatgtaataaatgagaGGCTTGGATCTAGTTTGTTGATGTTAGTATTGAGTTTTATAACCTTTAACCCGTTCAGGGGTAGGAACTAGTTTTACTGCATTATTTAAACCTGAGTTCAGTGATCCTGCAGGAGAGGCTTCGTCAACCCTTGATAAGTGTTTACTGGACTTCTCATTCATGTGTCATCATTGCTCAGTAAATGTAAAGGATATCCGTTCTGTGGGTTGATTTAGCCGTCAATAGTGCTTTATCTGTCAGACAGTTCACAGGTCTTTATCTTCgttctgttttatattcagaGATGTTTGTTGTCTGATTgttctttttccatttgtttgtaTTCCTTGTAcctgctgctgcaacgaaaacatttcccaacaGTGAATACTAaatatatcttatcttatgtttaagtgaaatatttataGAAGAAGGGTCACATCTGAAAATATGGATCAAAAGAGCAAACATCAATTCAATTaaaccaaaatatatatttaatttactgTAAAATCAGACAAACAATATCTGGATCTCTTCAGATTCACGAACCAGAAAACCGTTTTACATAAAGGTGAATACATCGGTGCACAATTATGGAATATATTTCTATCACCTTAAAGTTTTAGTCCTGCATGAAAAACTGACAACACAGATGTTAGTTTTAAGACGGGTCGACTGTATTTTATTGAACTACTTTTAACGGTAAAGTCTCAATCATTTCTAATGAGACTTGGAATACATGAGCGGAGAGTTGTTGGTATGCGGTTTTGAAATGATCCTCCCAGAATGCACTGGGCTTTAtgacttttgttttctttctcagcCTCAGCTGGAGGTCATGTGGGCGATGAAGGCCTACAACCACGCAGAGGTCTACTTCAACGTAAGACCCTCTCCATCTCCACCGATAGGAACtctcctattggctagccctcCGCTGAGGGGCGGGACCTCTCTCAGCTGACTGAATCTCTTTTCTGTCTCCAGCTGATCTCCTCCGTGGATCCGAAGTTCCTGAAACTGACGAAGCTGGACGACGACATCTACAAACTGTTCAGAGAGACGTTCAAAGACCTGGACATCAGGAAGCTGCAGCCCGACGACCTGAAGTCTGACCAGATGAAGGAGGTCAGAAACCAGTTCCTCTGCAGGGAGAAACCAGTTATTATACAGGGAGAAAACCAGTTCATCTGCAGGGAGAAAACCAGTTAATCTAAAGGGAGAAAACCAGTTCATCTGCAGGGAGAAAACCAGTTCATCTAAAGGGAGAAAACCAGTTCATCTAAAGGGAGAAAACCAGTTCATCTAAAGGGAGAAAACCAGTTATTATACAGGGAGAAAACCAGTTATTATACAGGGAGAAAACCAGTTCATCTAAAGGGAGAAAACCAGTTCATCTAAAGGGAGAAAACCAGTTCATCTAAAGGGAGAAAACCAGTTCATCTGCAGGGAGAAAACCAGTTCATCTGCGGCAGAAACCAGTTATTATACAGGGAGAAAACCAGTTCATCTGCAGGGAGAAAACCAGTTCATCTAAAGGGAGAAAACCAGTTCATCTAAAGGGAGAAAACCAGTTCATCTAAAGGGAGAAAACCAGTTATTATACTGGGAGAAAACCAGTTCATCTAAAGGGAGAAAACCAGTTCATCTGCGGCAGAAACCAGTTTTATACAGGGAGAAAACCAGTTCATCTAAAGGGAGAAAACCAGTTATTATACTGGGAGAAAACCAGTTCATCTGCAGGGAGAAAACCAGTTATTATACTGGGAGAAAACCAGTTCATCTGCAGGGAGAAAACCAGTTATTATACTGGGAGAAAACCAGTTCATCTAAAGGGAGAAAACCAGTTCATCTAAAGGGAGAAAACCAGTTCATCTGCGGCAGAAACCAGTTATTATACAGGGAGAAAACCAGTTCATCTAAAGGGAGAAAACCAGTTCATCTGCAGGGAGAAAACCAGTTCATCTGCAGGGAGAAACCAGTTATTATACAGGGAGAAAACCAGTTCATCTAAAGGGAGAAAACCAGTTCATCTAAAGGGAGAAAACCAGTTATTATACTGGGAGAAAACCAGTTCATCTAAAGGGAGAAAACCAGTTCATCTAAAGGGAGAAAACCAGTTCATCTGCAGGGAGAAAACCAGTTATTATACTGGGAGAAAACCAGTTCATCTAAAGGGAGAAAACCAGTTCATCTAAAGGGAGAAAACCAGTTCATCTGCAGGGAGAAACCAGTTAGAAAACCAGTTCATCTGCAGGGAGAAAACCAGTTCATCTAAAAGGGAGAAAACCAGTTCATCTGGAGGGAGAAAACCAGTTCATCTGGAGGGAGAAAACCAGTTCATCTGCAGGGAGAAACCAGTTCATCTGCAGGGAGAAAACCAGTTCATCTGCAGGGAGAAAACCAGTTCATCTGGAGGGAGAAAACCAGTTCATCTGCAGGGAGAAACCAGTTCATCTGCAGGGAGAAACCAGTTCATCTGCAGGGAGAAAACCAGTTCATCTGCAGGGAGAAAACCAGTTCATCTGAGGGAGAAAACCAGTACTCCTCAGGGAGAAACCAGTACTCCTCAGCTAGTGTATTGTTGCTGGCTGTGTGCAGGTGTGGCGCCCGTTCTGTAACCAGTTCCAGGGACTCATCGAGGACTTCAACTACGGCACCCTGCTGAGGCTGGACTGTGAGAAGGACTACACCGAGGAGAACACCATCTTCGGTACGTCTGATCCGGAGCGGGAAGTATGACCTCTGTTCCATCGCTAACCTTTGATCTGCTCCAGCCACCAGGACTCAGTTCTTCGCCGTGGAGGTCGCCCGCAACAAAGAGGGCTGCAACGACGCCGTGTTCACGTCCAAATCCTCCAAGAGCTAGTCACCACCGGGCGGATGAACCCATTTCCTCAAAGACGTCCCCCCAGGAGGCGTCCTCTAAGTTATACTTTTACCGGTCCTCATTGAACCCGGTCTGTTAGCCAGCCTCCAGATGTTTGGAcacttctgtgttttgtatttactgtaaagTTTTATTGTgccaaacattgtttttattttgctcgCCTGTAACCAAGGGAACCACCAATAAAGACAGATGCGTTTTACTGAACGTTTCAGACTCTTCATCACAAGAAAGTCTGGGTTTAGTTACGATGCTTTAAAAAGCCCAACATTacccgcctttagcttagcggtggagacctgaagtcatgtgaccgtgctgtagttcctttatagcccaacattagcctcctttagtttagcggtggtgacctgaagtcatgtgaccgtgctgtagttcctttatagcccaacattaacctcctttagcttagcggtggtgacgtgaagtcatgtgaccgtgctgttagttcctttatagcccaacattagcctcctttagcttagcggtggagatgtgaagtcatgtgaccgtgctgtagttcctttatagcccaacattagcctcctttagcttagcggtggagatgtgaagtcatgtgaccgtgctgtagttcctttatagcccaacattagccgcctttagcttagcggtggagacgtgaagtcatgtgaccgtgctgtagctcctttatagcccaacattagcctcctttagcttagcggtggtgacgtgaagtcatgtgaccgtgctgtagctcctttatagcccaacattagccgcctttagcttagcggtggagacgtgaagtcatgtgaccgtgctgtagttcctttatagcccaacattagcctcctttagcttagcggtggtgacctgaagtcatgtgaccgtgctgtagttcctttatagcccaacattagccgcctttagcttagcggtggagacgtgaagtcatgtgaccgtgctgtagttcctttatagcccaacattagcctcctttagcttagcggtggtgacctgaagtcatgtgaccgtgctgtagttcctttatagcccaacattagccgcctttagcttagcggtggtgacctgaagtcatgtgaccgtgctgtagctcctttatagcccaacattagccgcctttagcttagcggtggtgacctgaagtcatgtgaccgtgctgtagttcctttatagcccaacattagcctcctttagcttagcggtggtgacctgaagtcatgtgaccgtgctgtagttcctttatagcccaacattagcctcctttagcttagcggtggtgacctgaagtcatgtgaccgtgctgtagctcctttatagcccaacattagccgcctttagcttagcggtggagacgtgaagtcatgtgaccgtgctgtagttcctttatagcccaacattagcctcctttagcttagcggtggtgacctgaagtcatgtgaccgtgctgtagttcctttatagcccaacattagcctcctttagcttagcggtggtgacctgaagtcatgtgaccgtgctgtagctcctttatagcccaacattagccgcctttagcttagcggtggagacgtgaagtcatgtgaccgtgctgtagttcctttatagcccaacattagcctcctttagcttagcggtggtgacctgaagtcatgtgaccgtgctgtagttcctttataacccaacattagcctcctttagcttagcggtggtgacgagaagtcatgtgaccgtgctgtagttcctttatagcccaacattagcctcctttagcttagcggtggtgacctgaagtcatgtgaccgtgctgtagttcctctatagcccaacgttagcgctttacttcagaaatcattaAGAGGTTTCATATGTGgaggttatcctgctgaactaaacatacattatataaatgtttgACAGATTATAATCTTAATCACAGGAATCCCATTGGAGCAGGGCGatggtgccttcagggaccaTCATATTGAGAGCGTctgaacagagagagggagagcaggtgTAAAAATCAATGAGGTTTATTTGCAGTCACAATGCTTACACTATATGTAGCAGACATCCAAACAACTCTACTCACTCTATGGACCCAACACATTCACATCAGGACACAAACCAAAGAATTAGAAACTCAATAAACATCCATGAGTGCGGACATGGTTAGAAATGAGCTAGTTGTCACGGTAACGGTTAGCAGCGACATCGTAGAAAGTAACACACGTTGCTAACAGATTTACAACTGAACGTCCTTCACAAGGAGCCCCTCCCTCTTTATTACTGTATCCAACGGGGGTCGCAGcaccatgacacacacacacacacacacacacacacacacacacacacacacacacacacacacacacacacacacacacacacacacacacacacacacacacacacacacacacacacacacacacacacaaatccgCTGAAGGGGGGGTGCAGTGCAGAGTGTAAACAAGATGGTGAAAGCTGCACCCGGCCTGccagatggggggggggggggtgaaggcGTGACCATGGTGTTTACACGCTAACCAACATGCTAGTTCGCGCGCAAAAAGGGACGCGCGAAACGCTGACTTCTTAAACCTCGTTTCTGGTGTTCGTAAAAAACTTCAGGATCTGCACGTGACGAGACGCGGCGGGACTTAGGGTAACTTCATTCACGGTGCaggaacataaataataaaatatgcagcctggggggggggacatctgTGAGGGTACTTAGTATTTAAACAGGTTCATTTAGGAGAAAATATCCAGGTGTTCTCCGGAATTACTCGTTTTATTTCGGAGGATTTAGGATAGAAACCTTTTCCCAGTAAAGCTGTGAATTTAAGAGAAAAACGGAGCATGTTTTTAGGTTTTAGAGAACATGTTGGGATATTCTCAGAGACTTCAGTCGTTAATTAATGGGACAGATTGTCTATATTTTCCAGGCTTAATAAAGTGAATTTACATTATATCAGGTTCATCTTAAAGAATAACCTGGTTTCTTTTATCGCAAATGTGTAACCTGAATCTGAGATGATATTTAGTATTTCAGTGGATTAAAGTGGTACATTTACGAGGAAAAAAACCTAGATAATATCCAGGTTTCTCGAAgatttacttgttttattttggagaaTTTGGATCAGAATCTTGATTATGCCACACGATTTAGTCATGATTTCTCGAGAAACAAAATGGGAGATTCCTTTGAATAAAGCTGTgaatttaagagaaaaaaacttggtatttttttagaaaaatgtttgattttctcaAAGATTTAAGTGGTTAATAAAGTGGAAGATTGTTTATATATTCCAAGCTTAATGTAGTGAACTATAAGAAAGAATTACAACAGAAACTGTTCAATATGATCGATTTAATCTTAGAGAACACCTGTGATTATTTATTGCAAAGGTCTTAAATGTGAGAGAATTTAGTTTCATTATTCAAGTCcaaagtttattttctgaatattaATAATCTGATCAGTTATCTTCTCCCCGGCTccgttattattatttcttgttAAGTTAAAGAGGACTTCCAGgtgtatttatataaagttgattattttaattagtGTTAGAAATTATTTCTGTAAAATGCATCTTGAAGAGGACCGTGCTGCGTTCACCGCCACAGATATAAATATGTGcaggaaatgtagtttttcctTGCATCCCACTGAAACCCGACAACACATCCTGTACTTTAGGTTTCGGCGGGATGCAAACACGTTGTTCTTGCATGATTCTGTGATTAATGGATGTGTACATGATGATTTTTGCAGGCGTAGCATCCCTTTAAGAGCCGGACACGATGCGCGTCCCTTTAACCCGCGCTGTGTATTTACATCACTTCCTCCAGAGACTTcagtaaaatgtacaacatggatgctctgacttcctgtta
Coding sequences within:
- the pbdc1 gene encoding protein PBDC1 codes for the protein MASDDVLSSLGLQGASAAAHALSLPADAYGNDPQLEVMWAMKAYNHAEVYFNLISSVDPKFLKLTKLDDDIYKLFRETFKDLDIRKLQPDDLKSDQMKEVWRPFCNQFQGLIEDFNYGTLLRLDCEKDYTEENTIFATRTQFFAVEVARNKEGCNDAVFTSKSSKS